DNA sequence from the Mycobacteriales bacterium genome:
CCGGGTTCGGACGGTTGAACGGAAGGCCGGTGATGGCGGCGTCGACGACGAACAGCGGTACGACGAACTCCGCCGAGCGCGCGGCGGCATGCAACGCAGGATGATCACGAACCCGCAGGTCCCGAGTGAACACCACAACCGCAACCGTCACCCCCCGATCCTCCCCTGCCGCGCACTTCATGGCCGGCTGGCCTGGCTAGAGCGTGTTCAGACGGCCACCGGCTTGGCGTTGCTGTCCACAGATCGGCCCGACGCGCCGATTGGAGGTCACTGGCGACCGCACCCTCGACAAATGCCGCGACGATGCCACACCGATCCTTCGTTTCCCGCCCTGATCCAGAGCCAAGACGAGATCGTGCATCGGGATCAGGCCCTGGATGCGGGTTTGACCCGGCGCGCGATCGACTACCGGCTGGGCACTCACGAGTGGTCCACCCTGCTTCCAGGGGTGTACCTGACCCGCCCCGGCGAAGCCCACCGCCGCCAACTGCTCATTGCCGCTGTTCTCTTCGCGGGCCCCGAGAGTGCAATCGACGGCCCGGATGCATGTCGGTTCCACGGCATCAAATCCGCTCCGGTCGACGACAGTGCGGTACACGTCGTGCTTCCGTGGGGCACACCGATCCGCAGTCGGGGCTTCGTCGTCGTCCGACGGACGATCTTCCCGATCCCGATCGTGCGCACCGACCGAGTGCGATACGTCGACGCAGCAACAGCGGCGATCGCGGCGAGCCGCCTCGTTGGTGCGGACCGAACCGCGCTGGCAATCATGAGCGAAGTCCTGCAGCGACGGCTGACGACGTACGACGAGCTGGTCCGTGCGCACATTCAGGGGCAACGACGCAACGCGCGTCGCGGCGACGCCGCGATCGCGTACCTCGGTGCCGGCATCCGTTCGACGCCTGAGGCCGACTTTCTCCGACTGGTGTCTGCCAGCACTGTTCTGCCAAGACCGCTCTTGAACCCGACGCTTCGACTACCAGGTGGACGTGTGGTCAGCCCCGATGCATTGTTCGTAGATGCAGGCCTCGTCCATGAGACCAACGGCCGCCTGGCGCACGAACGCGCGGATCTCTTCGAGCAGATGCAGCAGCGTCATGACCTCATGACCGCTGCTGGGTTGACGATCCTGCACAACTCCCCACGCCGGCTCGTCACCCACGGGCGCGAAGTGATCGGCGAGATCGAAGCTTGCTATCGACAACTCGCCGGTCGCGGCCTCCCCCGCGGCGTCGCGGTGCTGAGTATGGCCGCCTGACCACGCTCTAGCCAGGCCAGACGGCCATGAGTGCGGGTCAGCAGGCGGGGAGGGTTTGCAGCAGGTAGGACTCCACCTGGTCGATGGCGATGCGGTCCTGGCTCATGGTGTCCCTCGAGCGGATGGTCACCGCGTTGTCGTCGAGCGACTCGAAGTCGATCGTGACGCAGAACGGCGTACCGATCTCGTCCTGGCGCCGGTAGCGCCGGCCGATCGCGCCCGCGTCGTCGAACTCCACGTTCCACCGCTGCCGCAGCGCCGCCGCCAGGGCCTTCGCTCGCGGCGAGAGGTCGGCGTTGCGCGAGAGCGGCAGCACCGCGACCTTCACCGGCGCCAGCCGCGGATCGAGCCGCATCACCGTGCGCTTTTCCATCACGCCCTTGGCGTTCGGCGCCTCGTCGGTCGTGAGCGCCGCGAGCAGGAACGCCAGCACACAGCGCGTGAGCCCGGCCGCGGGCTCGATGACGTACGGCGTCCACCGCTCGCCCTTGTCCTGGTCGAAGTAGGTGAGGTCGGCGCCCGAAGCCTTCGCGTGCGTCTTCAGGTCGAAGTCGGTGCGGTTCGCGATCCCTTCGAGTTCGCCCCACTCCGAGCCGCCGAACCGGAAGCGGTACTCGATGTCGACGGTCCGCTTCGAGTAGTGCGACAGCTTCTCCTGCGGGTGCTCGTAGCGGCGCAGGTCGTCGACCGGGATCCCGAGGTCGACGTACCAGTCCCAGCGGGTCTGGATCCAGGTCTCGTGCCACTCCTCATCCGTTCCGGGCTCGACGAAGAACTCCATCTCCATCTGCTCGAACTCGCGGGTGCGAAAGATGAAGTTGCCCGGCGTGATCTCGTTGCGGAACGACTTGCCGACCTGCGCGATCCCGAACGGCGGCCGGCGCCGCGCCGCCGTCATCACGTTGAGGAAGTTGATGAAGATGCCCTGCGCGGTTTCCGGCCGCAGGTAGTGCAGCGACCCCTCGTCCTCGGTCGCGCCGAGATGGGTGGTCATCAGGCCGTTGAAGGTCCGCGGCTCGGTCCAGGCGCCGCGGGTTCCGCAGTGCGGGCAGGCGATGGTCGACATCGCGATCGAGTCGGGGTCGTCGATCTTCTTCCGCTCCGCCTGCCCCTCGCGCAGGTGGTCCTGGCGGAAGCGATGATGGCAGGACTGGCACTCCACCAGCGGGTCGACGAACGCGTCGACGTGGCCGGAGGCACGCCACACCTCCGGCGCGAGGATGACCGCGGAGTCGAGACCGACGATGTCGTCGCGGGTCTGGACCATCGCACGCCACCACTGGCGGCGGATGTTCTCCTTCAGCTCCACCCCGAGCGGGCCGTAGTCCCAGGCGGAACGGCTGCCGCCGTAGATCTCTGACGAGGGAAACACGATGCCCCGCCGCTTGCAGAGGCTGACCAGCTCCTCGATGCGTACGGCGTCATGAGCGGCGTTGGCAGCCATCGTTCGGTCTCCATCCGGCTGGCGGTCGGCGGCGAAGACGCCAGCCTAGCGGCGATCCGATCGACCCCGCACCGGGCTTCCCTGTGAAGATGGCTTCCATGCCACGCCGGGCCGTCACGTTCGGGATCGCCGTCGCGGTCGGCGCGCTGTTCATCGCCGGCCTCTTCCTGCACGGCGTCGCAAGCTTCGGGCTGCTCGCGCTGACCGACCTGGTGCTGGTCACGCTCGCCGTGACCACGTGGCCGGTGCTCCGTCGCGGCGACCGGCTGATGCGCAGCGTAGTGATCGCCGCGATCGCCGCGGTTGCCGTCGCGCGCCTGGTCGGCTAGCGGGCTACGCCGACCCGAGCCGGCCGCCCGCTTCGAGCAGCTCGATCCGGTTGCCGAGCGGGTCGCGGGTCGACCCGCGTCGAGCACCGAAGATCTCGGCCTGCGGCTGCCACGCCGCACCGGCCCGCTCGAGCCGGCCGAGCACGTCGTCGAAGTCGTCCAGCACCAGCGCGAAGTGGCTGTCGTCGTGCATCGCGGCGTCGGCTCGCTCGCTGATGTGCACCTGCGCGCCGTCGTTGACGTCGAACCACGCACCGCCGGGCGTCGTGCCCTCGGCCGGTTTCTCGACCCGCCGCAGCCCGAGCACGTGGGTGTAGAACGCAGCGACCCGCCCGGTCTCGCCGGGACGGACGACCACGTTGACGTGATGCAGTCTCACAAGTCCTCCTCGGCCCCACCGTAACGCCGGTCCCGCCGGGCATACTCCTCGATCGCCGCCCACAGCGCGAGCCGGTCGTAGTCCGGCCAGAGCGTGTCCTGGAAGACCATCTCGGCGTACGCCGCCTGCCAGAGCAGGAAGTTCGACGTCCGCTGCTCCCCCGACGAGCGCACGAACAGATCAACGTCCGGCATCTCCGGCTCGTCGAGATAGCGAGCGAACGCGCGCTCGTTGACCTTGCCGGGTGCCAGCCGGCCGGCCTCGACATCGCGAGCGAGCGCAGCCGCGGCGTCGGCGATCTCAGCCCGACCGCCGTAGTTGACGCACATGGTGAGCGTCAACACGTCGTTGGCGCGCGTCATCTCCTCCGCGATCTCGAGCTCGTCGATCACCGACTTCCACAGTCGCGGCCGGCGCCCGGCCCAACGCACCCGCACCCCCATCGCGTGCATCTCGTCCCGCCGCCGCCGGATGACATCGCGGTTGAACCCCATGAGGAACCGCACCTCGTCAGGTGACCGCTTCCAGTTCTCGGTGGAGAACGCGTACGCCGACAACCACTTCACGCCGATCTCGATCGCACCTTCGACCACGTCGAACAACGAGCTCTCGCCCTGCTCGTGACCGACCGTCCGCGGGAGGCCGCGCTGCTTGGCCCAGCGCCCGTTGCCGTCCATGACGATCGCGACGTGGTTCGGCACCAACTCCGGCGGGATCACGGGCGGGCGGGCACCCGACACATGTGGCGCCGGAGGGCGGATCGGCTCGCTTCGTCCCCCGCGCCTTCGCGTCGACCTCGACCTCACGGCCGCTCGACCAGACGCAGCGACCGCAGCCCGCGCTCGAGATGCCACTGCAGGTGCGACGCGACGAGACCACTCGTCTCGCGCTGGACCTTCGTGTCCGCCGCGTCCGCGGTAGCCCAGTCGCCCGACAGGAGCGCCACCATCAGCTCGATCGAGGCCGCGGACACGAGCGCTGCACCGGGCGGCCGGTGCTCGGTGCACACGACCCCGCCCAGCGCAGGCGAGAAGTACCGGTGCGGTCCCGGCGTCTCGCAACGCGTGCACGCGTCGAGAACCGGCTCGTAGCCGGCGATCGCGAGCGCCCGCAGGATGAACGCGTCCAGCACAAGGGTCGGCGAATGCTGGGACTCCGCGAGCGCTCGGAGGGCACTGACCACGAGGAGGTAGAGCCGCAGCGACGGCTCGCGCTCCTCCGCACTCAGCCGCTCGGCGGTCTCCAGGACCGCGGTTCCGGCGGTGTAGCGGCCATAGTCGGAAGCGATCCGCTCGCCGTACGGCTCCAGCGTCTCGGCCTGCGTGACCGTGTCCAGCGACCGCCCCTCGTAGAGCTGGAGGTCGACGTGCGAGAACGGCTCGACCCGCGAGCCGAACCTCGAACCGGTACGCCGCACACCCTTGGCCACCGCGCGCACCCGCCCGTGGCGGCGTGTCAGCAGCGTGATGATCCGGTCCGCCTCACCGAGCTTCTGGGTGCGAAGCACGACAGCTTCGTCTCGGTAGAGCGGCACCCGCTCATTGTCTCCCGGGCAGCCGCCGGACCACCGGATCCGGCGCCGCCGCGCCACGGCTAGAAGCCGAGCCGGCGCAACTGTTTGGGATCGCGCTGCCAGTCCTTCGCGACCTTCACCCGAAGGTCGAGATAGACCTTCGACCCGAGCAAGGCCTCGATCTGCCGGCGCGCTTTGGTCCCGACGTCGCGCAGGCGCTCTCCGCCGGACCCAATGACGATGCCCTTCTGGCTGTCGCGCTCCACGTAGAGCTGCGCGTCGATCTCGACCAGGCCGCCGGGCTCGGCCGGGCGGCGGATCTCCTCGACCACTACCGCGATCGAGTGCGGGAGCTCGTCGCGAACCCCCTCGAGCGCAGCCTCCCGCACCAGCTCCGCGACCATCTGTGCCTCCGGCGAGTCGGTCAGCTCGCCGTCGGGATACATCGGCGGTCCTTCCGGCAGCCGGCCGAGCAGCACCTCGGTGAGCAGGTCGACCTGGAAGCCGTTCACCGCGCTCACCGGCACGACCTCGGCCCAGTCGCCCAGCTCGGCAACCTGCAACAGCCGTGCACCGACCGTGTCCCTGTCCACCAGGTCGGTCTTCGTGACGACGGCGACAACCGGCGTCTTCGGCGCCGCGCGGCGGATCTGCTCCGCGATGAACCGATCGCCGGGGCCGACCTTGTCGGAGGCGGGCACGCAGAAGACGACCACGTCGACCTCCGAGACCGTCGCCACCACGAGCTCGTTCAGCCGCTCGCCGAGCAGCGTGCGGGGTCGGTGGAACCCCGGGGTGTCGACGAGCACGAGCTGCGCATCCGGTCGATGCACGATCCCCCGGATCGCGTGCCGCGTGGTCTGCGGGCGGTCCGACATGATCGCGACCTTGGTACCCACCAGCGCGTTGGTCAGGGTCGACTTGCCGGTGTTGGGCCGCCCGAGCAGGCAGGCGAACCCGGAGCGGAAGGTCACTGCTCGCCGCGCACCTTGCTGTACAGAACCATGTCGCGCCACTCACCACCGCGGAAGCAACCCCGGCGGATGACCCCCTCGCGGGTGAACCCGGCGCGCTCCAGCGCCCGCTGCTCGGGAATGTTGCCGGTCTCGGTCGATGCCTCGACCCGCTCGTACAGCGTGTGCTGGAACAGGTACTCGGCCGCGAGCCGCTGCGACTCGGCGCCGTACCCCTTGCCGCGATGCTCCGGCGCGACCCAGATCCCCATGTTCCAGCAGTCCCCGTTCGGCGGCGGGCCGTGGAAGACCTTGATCCACGTCACCGCGCCGACCACGGTGTCCTCGTCGTCGACGATCGCCAGCATCCCCTGGTCGCGGCGAAGGGTCTCGCCGCTCTCGACCCGCTTGCGCACCCGGCCCGCGTCGCTGAAGCCGAACCAAGCGAGGTCGCCCGCGACGTCGGCGGACGCATACTCCGCCTCGAGGATCTCGACATCCGCTGCCTCGACCCGGCGCAGCCTGATCGCGGCGGGGCTCATGGCGCCACTACATGCACGACCGGTTCGCCGAGTCCCGCGAGCACTCCGT
Encoded proteins:
- a CDS encoding glycine--tRNA ligase translates to MAANAAHDAVRIEELVSLCKRRGIVFPSSEIYGGSRSAWDYGPLGVELKENIRRQWWRAMVQTRDDIVGLDSAVILAPEVWRASGHVDAFVDPLVECQSCHHRFRQDHLREGQAERKKIDDPDSIAMSTIACPHCGTRGAWTEPRTFNGLMTTHLGATEDEGSLHYLRPETAQGIFINFLNVMTAARRRPPFGIAQVGKSFRNEITPGNFIFRTREFEQMEMEFFVEPGTDEEWHETWIQTRWDWYVDLGIPVDDLRRYEHPQEKLSHYSKRTVDIEYRFRFGGSEWGELEGIANRTDFDLKTHAKASGADLTYFDQDKGERWTPYVIEPAAGLTRCVLAFLLAALTTDEAPNAKGVMEKRTVMRLDPRLAPVKVAVLPLSRNADLSPRAKALAAALRQRWNVEFDDAGAIGRRYRRQDEIGTPFCVTIDFESLDDNAVTIRSRDTMSQDRIAIDQVESYLLQTLPAC
- a CDS encoding DUF6703 family protein, whose translation is MPRRAVTFGIAVAVGALFIAGLFLHGVASFGLLALTDLVLVTLAVTTWPVLRRGDRLMRSVVIAAIAAVAVARLVG
- a CDS encoding VOC family protein, which produces MRLHHVNVVVRPGETGRVAAFYTHVLGLRRVEKPAEGTTPGGAWFDVNDGAQVHISERADAAMHDDSHFALVLDDFDDVLGRLERAGAAWQPQAEIFGARRGSTRDPLGNRIELLEAGGRLGSA
- a CDS encoding isoprenyl transferase, with protein sequence MRSRSTRRRGGRSEPIRPPAPHVSGARPPVIPPELVPNHVAIVMDGNGRWAKQRGLPRTVGHEQGESSLFDVVEGAIEIGVKWLSAYAFSTENWKRSPDEVRFLMGFNRDVIRRRRDEMHAMGVRVRWAGRRPRLWKSVIDELEIAEEMTRANDVLTLTMCVNYGGRAEIADAAAALARDVEAGRLAPGKVNERAFARYLDEPEMPDVDLFVRSSGEQRTSNFLLWQAAYAEMVFQDTLWPDYDRLALWAAIEEYARRDRRYGGAEEDL
- the recO gene encoding DNA repair protein RecO, whose protein sequence is MPLYRDEAVVLRTQKLGEADRIITLLTRRHGRVRAVAKGVRRTGSRFGSRVEPFSHVDLQLYEGRSLDTVTQAETLEPYGERIASDYGRYTAGTAVLETAERLSAEEREPSLRLYLLVVSALRALAESQHSPTLVLDAFILRALAIAGYEPVLDACTRCETPGPHRYFSPALGGVVCTEHRPPGAALVSAASIELMVALLSGDWATADAADTKVQRETSGLVASHLQWHLERGLRSLRLVERP
- the era gene encoding GTPase Era, producing MTFRSGFACLLGRPNTGKSTLTNALVGTKVAIMSDRPQTTRHAIRGIVHRPDAQLVLVDTPGFHRPRTLLGERLNELVVATVSEVDVVVFCVPASDKVGPGDRFIAEQIRRAAPKTPVVAVVTKTDLVDRDTVGARLLQVAELGDWAEVVPVSAVNGFQVDLLTEVLLGRLPEGPPMYPDGELTDSPEAQMVAELVREAALEGVRDELPHSIAVVVEEIRRPAEPGGLVEIDAQLYVERDSQKGIVIGSGGERLRDVGTKARRQIEALLGSKVYLDLRVKVAKDWQRDPKQLRRLGF
- a CDS encoding GNAT family protein, producing the protein MSPAAIRLRRVEAADVEILEAEYASADVAGDLAWFGFSDAGRVRKRVESGETLRRDQGMLAIVDDEDTVVGAVTWIKVFHGPPPNGDCWNMGIWVAPEHRGKGYGAESQRLAAEYLFQHTLYERVEASTETGNIPEQRALERAGFTREGVIRRGCFRGGEWRDMVLYSKVRGEQ